AGATTACCCCTCAAGGAGCCTGTCAATAAACTGGGGGATTCCAAGGCCAAAGCCGTTCGATTGATCAAGAAGTTGTCATGCAAACTTTCTTCCAATTCCGAGTTTTCGCGGTTGTATGCAAATTTCATCGACGAGTACGAAAAACTGAATCATATGAAGATTGTTCCGAAAGATACGACCGACCCTCCGATAACTTACTATCTTCCTCATCACGGAGTTTTAAGGGAGCATAGTCTTACTATGCGATTACGTGTGGTTTTTAACGGATCGAGTCCAACAACATCCGGACATTCACTTAACGACTTATTACACACTGGAGCTAAACTTCAAACTGATCTGTTCGACGTGTTAATATGGTTTAGACTATTTCGCTATGTGTTTTCTACGGACATAGAGAAAATGTTCAGGCAGGTTAACGTACAGGAGGATGACTGGGATCTCCAACGGATTCTCTGGATTGACAACGAAGGTCATTTACGCACATACCACCTCACTACCGTAACGTATGGCTTGGCTTGTGCTCCTTTCTTAGCCCTGCGTACCTTGCAACAGTTGATAGAAGATGAAGGGACAAAGTTCCCGCTTGCTGTTCCGTCGTTAAGCAAAGGAAGGTATGTCGATGACATCTTTGGAGGTGCGGATACTCTTGAACAAGCTCAAGAAATTGTAAGGCAATTAAATCAACTGTGCATGGCGGGCGGcttcaaattacaaaaatggGTGAGCAATGATTCGAGCATGCTCTCTTCTGTCTCCACAGATAAACAAAATAACTCTAAATTCATAGAACATAAGGAGAACTTAGTCGTCTACACGTTGGGACTTGGCTGGCAACCATCCACAGatacctttatttttaaatatactcttCCAGCAGAAGGTGTGATCACGAAACGATCTACCTTGTCTACTATAGCAAAACTGTTTGACCCCCTAGGGTTTCTATCTCCGATCACCATTACTGGCAAACTCCTAATTCAAGAATAATGGACGATAAAATTAGGTTGGGATGACCCTTTGCCAGACCACGTTGCTAGTAAATGGATTACAATTATCAGATCTCTTCAGGATACGCCAAAATTCACGCTCCCACGATGGATAGGGTGTTCTAACGATCGCCAAGTTGAGATTCATGGGTTTTGTGATGCGTCACAGCAAGCCATGGCAGCTGTTGTGTACCTACGGACATCGTGCGAGGAAGAGGCAGTAAACATCAGATTTGTGGCCTCGAAAACCAAGGTCGCTCCATTAAAGCGATTGACAGTCCCCCGATTAGAGTTATCAGGTGCAGTCTTATTAACCAAACTGGTCTCCCATCTGTTACACGTATTGGAATGGAAGAATCTACGCATAATACTGTGGACCGACTCATCTATCACACATACGTGGCTGAACAGCCATCCCTCTCGATGGAAGGATTTTGTCTATAACAGAGTTTGTCACATCCAAGAAACAATACCTCAGGCCGAGTGGAGGTTTGTGCCAGGTACGGACAACCCGGCCGATTTTGCTACACGAGGTCTAACAACCTCACAGCTGTCGGAGCTTTCAAGTTGGTGGTGTGGGCCTTCATGGCTCTCCCAACCTTCGTCAGCCTGGCCAAGACTCCCTACGGAAAAGCCCATACGAGAAAACCTTGAAGAAAGACCTACGAAGGTTCTTTCAGTTAACACCAAGAATTATACGCCATGGGATCTAATCAATCGATATTCCAGCCTTGTGAAGTTGTACCGAATTACGGCCACTTGTCAACGAGCAGTCTCTCGTTTCAAAAGGTGTACCGCCATGTCAACTTTCGGTCCTCTAACTACGCAAGAGTTAGTGGACGCTAAATTCTACTGGGTCAAGGAAATCCAAAGGGCTTCATTTCAGGGTGATCTACAGCTGCTCTCCAAGGGGCGACCTATTTCAAAGTCAAGTCCGCTTGTCCGTCTCACACCATTTCTAGATGCCAAGGGACTTCTGCGAGTCGGAGGTCGTCTTcaattctcttctctttctcaaGATGAAAAGCATCCCCTAATCTTACCAAGGGAATCAACTTTGACGTCACTCATTATTCGAGATGCTCACTTGAGGACCTTGCATGGAGGCACACAGATCACTTTATCTCTTTTACGAAGCGAGTATTGGATTGTAGGAAGAAGAGCTCCTGTCCGATCTCTCATCATCAAAAGTGTTAAGTGTGCCCGCTACAGACAGACAAGGGCAAAGCAGTTGATGGGTCAACTACCCGCTACCCGAGTCTCGCCCAATCGTCCTTTCGAACATACGGGCATTGACTATGCAGGACCATTCGTGACGAAAACGTGGAAAGGGAAGAACGCACGCACGTATAAATCTTACATCGCGGTATTTGTCTGCTTCTCGACTTCTGCAGTGCACTTAGAATTGGTTACGGATTACACTGCGGAGGCTTTCATCGCCGCGTATAAGCGTTTTACGTCAAGAAGAGGAATTTGCGTCACGCTTTCAAGCGATTGCGGCACTACGCTCAAAGGAGCAGACGCGGAATTACGAAGATTATTCTCGCAATCCACGGAGGAGTCAACCAAACTCGCCAGCTACTTGCAAATGACGGGACGCAGTGGAAGTTTAACCCTCCTTCCGCTCCGCACTTCGGAGGGAAGTGGGAAGCGGGGGTTAAATCGGTCAAATACCACCTTCGTAGAGTTATAGGGGATACTCTCCTAACTTATGAAGAAATGACTACCCTACTTTCACAGGTGGAATCCGTTCTCAACTCCAGGCCTTTGTGCCCTCTCACTGACGACCCTGACGATCTAAACGCACTTACACCTGGGCACTTCTTGCTGGGTAGTGCTCCAGTTATTGTTCCGGAACCCTCCCTGGACCCGGTTAAGTTAAGTCGATTATCGCGATGGCAACTAGTTCGGCAGAAGCTTGAGTCGTTTTGGTCACAATGGTCTAAGGAGTGTCTTCAACGCTATCTTTCGGTATACAAATAGAACAGAGTGAATAAATCCCTCGAGAAAGGGACTTTAGTTCTGGTAGTTGATGATCGGTACCCGCCTTCAAAATGGCCATTGGGGCGCATTATCCAAACACACCCGGGTAAGGACGGTCATACTCGAGTTGTCACGATACAAACTCAAACTTCAGTCCTAACACGACCCATTGCAAAAGTTTGTCCCCTTCCGATCGAGCAAGACACATTGTGACATATTCGTTAATGCTCATTAACGAAGGCGGGCGGTATGTTCAAAAAGTACCGCTCCTTCGGAAGGTAACAGGATGGCAATAAGGTGCGCGCTAGGGCCAAGCGTCCCTACGCGCATCTCTTGGGTTATGTATTACTACGCGCGCGTGGCGCTGTTGTCACGAGGGCAGCAGCGTCTTGCGTCATTCGGTTTTTCGTCTACGATCGGGGGAGGCGCACGTGCTTCTGTTCTGCTGAAAAGAGTGAGTTGCTGCGCAGCGGCTTTACGCGATTGTTCAAGTTAGAGTTTCTAATACAGTCGGGTGCTGTTAGCACATTTGTAATCGtggcttcctctctctctctctctctctctctctcttcgagaCACGCACGTACTACGTACGCACAGAAAAATCTAGAGGCTGCTAGCCTGTCGGTTGGGGCTCTCAGCCTATTGCAAGGAACTGCAAATCTCTCCCTTATAGCAGCGTCAAGAGGATCACGGACGACGAGATAGAGTGAGGCGAACTTCCGACAACCGTGCAATCCGAAGATCTCACTGCGGCTTGCCGGAACTACCATTCCCTGCCCCCACCGAGTGCAACAGACCGTCCAACACAGCTAACtactacctttttttttttgattcaTTATATTCTCTTTAGTTgtcatatcattttaataagaGTTTATTACTGTCGTTACTTACttactaaaatacattaaatgtgAAAGACACGTGATTCTCTCCCATCGCTTTGTTTGCCTTCCGCACTCTTTGTACAGTCCTGTTACCATAACCTTTCTTCCCCCCTCTGTTTCTTTCGCCCCCTCTTTCCCTATCCCTTTTCTCGAATAGTTTTCCGAGCAAAAATACCGTTCAGCGTATAATCAAAACACTTTCCCTCCTttgctc
This genomic window from Solenopsis invicta isolate M01_SB chromosome 13, UNIL_Sinv_3.0, whole genome shotgun sequence contains:
- the LOC120359323 gene encoding uncharacterized protein LOC120359323; this translates as MAAVVYLRTSCEEEAVNIRFVASKTKVAPLKRLTVPRLELSGAVLLTKLVSHLLHVLEWKNLRIILWTDSSITHTWLNSHPSRWKDFVYNRVCHIQETIPQAEWRFVPGTDNPADFATRGLTTSQLSELSSWWCGPSWLSQPSSAWPRLPTEKPIRENLEERPTKVLSVNTKNYTPWDLINRYSSLVKLYRITATCQRAVSRFKRCTAMSTFGPLTTQELVDAKFYWVKEIQRASFQGDLQLLSKGRPISKSSPLVRLTPFLDAKGLLRVGGRLQFSSLSQDEKHPLILPRESTLTSLIIRDAHLRTLHGGTQITLSLLRSEYWIVGRRAPVRSLIIKSVKCARYRQTRAKQLMGQLPATRVSPNRPFEHTGIDYAGPFVTKTWKGKNARTYKSYIAVFVCFSTSAVHLELVTDYTAEAFIAAYKRFTSRRGICVTLSSDCGTTLKGADAELRRLFSQSTEESTKLASYLQMTGRSGSLTLLPLRTSEGSGKRGLNRSNTTFVEL